A part of Myxococcus landrumus genomic DNA contains:
- a CDS encoding DUF262 domain-containing protein, with protein MKLLPGEKLSFDKTEEPDPASLSDNAINKKYAKGEVRIVTEQARYPLPSIPVMLSSNNYELNPEFQRRHRWDISKKSRLIESFIMNVPIPPIFLYEDRYSHYEVMDGLQRLTAINDFYTDQLKLDNLEEWPELNGRTYSTLPEQVRRGVDRRYLSSIILLQETAKSEVEAQRLKQLVFERINSGGINLEPQEARNAIYNGPLNQLCIDLARNPHLCATWGIPKPTPAELKDGQPSKGLLANEIYRQMEDVELVLRFFAHRQRIENHKGPLRTYLDNYLRLGNEFQNKTLSGLKEIFVDTIKLAHDTFGTQSFWLWRKRKSGSWNWLKRPTTVVYDPLMSVLSQHLDHSSKIISRRELFVGGIKKFYEKNYNTFEGRYTNRSNLGSRNELFETFVSDILEK; from the coding sequence ATGAAGCTGCTACCTGGCGAGAAACTCTCGTTCGACAAAACCGAAGAGCCCGATCCGGCATCACTCTCAGACAACGCCATCAACAAGAAATACGCCAAAGGCGAAGTTCGCATCGTCACCGAACAAGCCAGATATCCATTACCTTCGATACCGGTAATGCTTAGCAGCAACAATTACGAGCTCAACCCTGAATTTCAGCGAAGGCACCGATGGGATATTTCGAAGAAGTCTCGCCTAATCGAATCATTCATCATGAATGTCCCAATTCCACCCATCTTTCTCTACGAAGATCGCTATTCCCACTACGAAGTCATGGATGGCCTCCAACGTCTCACCGCGATCAACGACTTCTATACCGATCAACTCAAACTCGACAACCTGGAGGAGTGGCCTGAGCTGAACGGACGAACCTATTCAACCCTCCCAGAACAAGTTAGACGAGGAGTTGATCGACGGTACCTCTCGTCAATCATTCTCCTTCAAGAAACCGCCAAATCGGAGGTCGAAGCCCAGAGGCTAAAGCAATTGGTCTTCGAGCGCATCAACAGTGGCGGAATTAATCTTGAGCCGCAGGAGGCAAGAAATGCAATCTACAACGGTCCCCTTAACCAGCTCTGCATCGATCTAGCAAGAAACCCCCACCTGTGCGCGACGTGGGGCATCCCGAAACCAACCCCAGCAGAACTCAAAGATGGACAGCCCTCCAAGGGACTACTCGCCAACGAAATCTATCGCCAAATGGAGGACGTCGAACTCGTACTCAGATTCTTCGCACACCGTCAAAGAATCGAAAATCACAAAGGGCCACTCCGGACCTATCTAGACAACTACCTCAGGCTAGGAAACGAGTTCCAAAACAAAACACTATCGGGCCTCAAGGAAATCTTCGTAGACACCATTAAACTGGCGCACGACACATTCGGCACACAGTCTTTCTGGCTTTGGCGGAAGCGAAAAAGCGGTAGCTGGAACTGGCTCAAGCGCCCCACGACGGTAGTATACGATCCGCTAATGTCCGTCCTAAGCCAACACCTCGACCATTCAAGCAAGATTATATCACGAAGAGAGCTATTTGTCGGCGGCATCAAGAAATTCTACGAAAAGAATTACAACACATTCGAGGGGCGCTATACAAATCGCTCCAACCTAGGCAGCAGAAACGAACTCTTCGAAACCTTCGTGTCTGACATCCTGGAGAAATAG
- a CDS encoding RsmB/NOP family class I SAM-dependent RNA methyltransferase, whose translation MTSQALSLVLSGTPAERVVDRTLRAYRSLSSPQRQALKEALFNVGLWRRRLSFLLDQPDAPPPLLLFAFLHGLAHIPAPEAASLAGVDADPLPSLTPTPPPSLALRYSLPDWLADHLSRELGPEADPFCAHLNVPGPITLRANPLRTSRDALATRLLSEGVSTRPGSWSPLALHIEGPRPNLYALPSLQEGLFEVQDEGSQLLGLLLDAQPGETVLDLCAGAGGKTLLLGALMRNSGRLLAHDPNPERLDRLLQRSSRAGLTRLQVLRTPPSPGLDADRVLVDAPCSELGPLRRGPDLRFHSSPDALSHFPPLQRAILQRAGDLVRPGGRLVYATCTVNHAENQDVVADFLASRPDYRLIRPGSGWLSDSCLQGDFLFVTPHRHGTDAFFAAVLERSAG comes from the coding sequence ATCACCTCCCAGGCCCTCTCTCTCGTCCTCTCGGGGACCCCCGCCGAGCGTGTCGTGGATCGCACCCTCCGTGCGTACCGCTCCCTCTCCAGTCCCCAGCGCCAGGCCCTCAAAGAAGCCCTCTTCAACGTCGGCCTCTGGCGCCGCCGCCTCTCCTTCCTCCTCGACCAGCCCGACGCCCCGCCCCCTCTCCTCCTCTTCGCCTTCCTCCACGGCCTCGCCCACATCCCCGCCCCGGAGGCCGCCTCCCTCGCGGGTGTGGACGCCGACCCGCTCCCCTCCCTCACCCCCACCCCGCCCCCCTCCCTTGCCCTCCGGTACTCCCTCCCGGACTGGCTCGCCGACCACCTCTCCCGTGAGCTCGGCCCCGAGGCCGACCCCTTCTGCGCCCACCTCAACGTCCCGGGCCCCATCACCCTCCGCGCCAACCCCCTCCGCACCTCCCGTGACGCCCTCGCCACCCGACTCCTCTCCGAGGGCGTCTCCACCCGCCCCGGCTCCTGGAGCCCCCTCGCCCTCCACATCGAGGGCCCGCGCCCCAACCTCTACGCCCTCCCCTCCCTCCAAGAGGGCCTCTTCGAGGTCCAGGACGAGGGCAGCCAGCTCCTCGGCCTCCTCCTCGACGCCCAGCCCGGGGAGACCGTCCTCGACCTCTGTGCCGGTGCCGGCGGGAAGACCCTCCTCCTCGGCGCCCTGATGCGGAACTCCGGCCGGCTCCTCGCCCATGACCCCAACCCGGAACGCCTCGACCGCCTCCTCCAGCGCTCCTCCCGCGCTGGCCTCACCCGCCTCCAGGTCCTCCGGACCCCGCCCTCCCCGGGCCTCGACGCCGACCGCGTCCTCGTCGACGCCCCCTGCTCCGAGCTCGGCCCCCTGCGCCGCGGCCCCGACCTCCGCTTCCACTCCTCCCCCGACGCCCTCTCCCACTTCCCTCCCCTCCAACGCGCCATCCTCCAGCGCGCCGGAGACCTGGTCCGCCCAGGCGGCCGACTCGTCTACGCCACCTGCACCGTGAACCACGCCGAGAACCAGGACGTCGTCGCCGACTTCCTCGCCTCCCGCCCCGACTACCGCCTCATCCGTCCAGGCTCCGGCTGGCTCTCCGACTCCTGTCTCCAGGGCGACTTCCTCTTCGTCACCCCCCACCGCCACGGCACGGATGCGTTCTTCGCCGCCGTCCTCGAACGCTCGGCGGGCTAG
- the istA gene encoding IS21 family transposase, with protein MRRLCLREGWAIETVARRFGVHHSTVRRAIAVTWETAQPRPAGVLEPFKPYLVQRLTEAPELTGTRLLAELKAQGYQHGIAILRRYVAKVRHPRPRKVYLRVETEPGEYAQVDWGSFGHFRIGSTSRPLSAFAMVLSYSRALFVDFSLDMHMETFLRMHQRALEYFGGIPRRILYDNLKSVVLNRVGSTVQFNPRFLSFAGHSLFEPVAAPIRYPEAKGRVEASIKYLRHAFFYGRSFSSLEDLRAQARTWLTETANTRLHATTRERPCERLLLERPRLHPLPVHPYDTDILLPLVVSKEARVRLDSNSYSVPPEFAGKSVHLRANDTSVRILHEGTEVARHERCWDRHRHVEDAHHIQRLLERRKLALGPKRKERLASLSPEARLYLQEVARRPIRLNNECRALLRLTLQYSDAEVAAAMARALVLRTFGARYVRALIDQARFAQGLAEPSEPILTGNAIADSLDVQPHPLDSYDALPLPKPNLLLPS; from the coding sequence ATGAGACGCCTTTGCCTTCGGGAAGGGTGGGCTATCGAGACAGTGGCCCGCCGCTTTGGCGTACACCACTCCACCGTCCGCAGGGCCATTGCCGTGACATGGGAGACGGCCCAGCCACGGCCTGCTGGCGTCTTGGAGCCCTTCAAACCCTACCTTGTCCAGCGCCTCACGGAAGCGCCAGAGTTGACGGGCACCCGCCTCCTGGCCGAGTTGAAGGCCCAAGGCTACCAGCATGGGATTGCCATACTGCGTCGCTACGTGGCGAAGGTACGGCACCCGCGGCCGCGCAAGGTGTACTTGCGCGTGGAGACGGAGCCCGGGGAGTACGCCCAGGTGGACTGGGGAAGCTTTGGACATTTCCGCATTGGCTCCACCTCACGTCCCCTGTCCGCATTCGCCATGGTGCTGTCCTACTCGCGCGCTCTCTTCGTCGACTTCTCCTTGGACATGCACATGGAAACCTTCCTGCGCATGCACCAGCGCGCCCTGGAGTACTTCGGCGGCATCCCTCGGCGCATTCTCTACGACAACCTCAAGTCCGTTGTCCTCAACCGCGTCGGAAGCACGGTGCAATTCAACCCACGCTTCCTTTCCTTCGCGGGACACTCCCTCTTCGAGCCCGTCGCTGCCCCCATCCGCTACCCGGAAGCCAAGGGCCGCGTGGAGGCCTCCATCAAGTACCTGCGCCATGCTTTCTTCTACGGACGCTCCTTCTCCTCTCTCGAGGACTTGCGCGCACAGGCCAGGACGTGGCTGACCGAGACGGCGAATACGCGGCTTCATGCCACCACCCGAGAGCGGCCCTGCGAGAGGCTTCTCCTCGAGAGGCCCAGGCTGCATCCGCTTCCGGTGCACCCCTACGACACGGACATCCTCCTCCCTCTCGTCGTCTCCAAGGAAGCACGCGTCCGACTGGACTCCAATTCCTACTCTGTCCCTCCTGAATTCGCTGGCAAGTCGGTGCACCTTCGGGCCAATGACACCTCCGTCCGCATTCTCCACGAGGGGACGGAAGTCGCCCGCCACGAGAGGTGTTGGGACCGGCACCGTCATGTCGAGGACGCCCACCACATTCAGCGACTCCTCGAGCGACGCAAGCTCGCACTCGGGCCCAAGCGCAAGGAGCGCCTCGCCTCCCTCAGCCCTGAAGCCAGACTCTACCTTCAGGAAGTTGCTCGCCGCCCCATCCGCCTCAACAACGAATGCCGCGCCTTGCTGCGCCTCACCCTCCAATACAGCGACGCAGAGGTGGCCGCCGCCATGGCTCGCGCCCTCGTCCTGCGCACCTTCGGCGCCCGCTACGTCCGCGCGCTGATTGACCAGGCCCGCTTCGCCCAAGGCCTCGCCGAGCCCTCAGAGCCCATTCTCACAGGCAATGCCATCGCTGACTCTCTCGACGTCCAACCACACCCCCTGGACTCCTACGATGCCCTCCCGCTCCCGAAGCCCAACCTCCTTCTTCCCTCATGA
- the tnpC gene encoding IS66 family transposase: protein MTLKERRLKREARATLPERVIHHRVPDEARRCPSCGGTELKPLGPGKRTELIEYVPAHVERQVHLQETLACPCGAGIVTAPAPKAIEQGQYGPGFLAHVVTAKCCDSIPLYRQAKALARAGMPVARTTLCDVFHEVGRATAPLSSRLLALVREASLVHADETPQRVLDEGKARRAYVWTFRTDELIAYVHSASRSGVTPMDVLGGTGGYLLVDGYTGYNRVTLPEGRVRVGCWAHVRRKFFDALPTAPESRAALDFILALYHVEHSARDTGTLGTQEHLDARRTTSARVLKQLATWVDEQFPRHPPKSPLGMALRYTKGQWSALTRFLDDPSLPLDNNAAERALRAMALGRKNYLFVGSDEAGRNLAGLSSLVATCEVNGVNPEAYLADVLMRLGSHPVSRLDELLPHRWQPSSASAPDSS from the coding sequence GTGACGCTGAAGGAGCGCCGCCTCAAACGCGAGGCGCGCGCGACGCTGCCCGAGCGGGTGATTCACCACCGCGTTCCCGACGAAGCCCGGCGGTGTCCGTCCTGCGGCGGCACGGAGCTCAAGCCGCTGGGCCCCGGCAAGCGTACCGAGCTCATCGAGTATGTGCCCGCGCACGTAGAGCGGCAGGTCCATCTACAGGAGACACTCGCCTGCCCGTGCGGTGCGGGTATCGTCACCGCGCCCGCGCCGAAGGCCATTGAGCAGGGCCAGTACGGCCCGGGCTTCCTGGCGCACGTGGTGACGGCGAAGTGCTGCGACTCGATTCCTCTGTATCGCCAGGCCAAGGCCCTCGCCCGAGCGGGCATGCCCGTCGCGCGCACCACGCTGTGCGATGTCTTCCACGAGGTAGGCCGGGCCACGGCGCCGCTCTCCTCGCGACTGCTGGCGCTGGTGCGTGAGGCCTCGCTGGTGCACGCCGACGAGACACCTCAACGCGTGCTGGACGAAGGCAAGGCACGCCGGGCGTACGTCTGGACCTTTCGCACCGACGAACTCATCGCGTACGTCCACAGCGCCAGTCGCTCCGGCGTGACGCCCATGGACGTCCTCGGGGGAACCGGGGGCTACCTGCTGGTGGATGGATATACGGGCTACAACCGCGTGACGTTGCCGGAGGGGCGGGTCCGCGTGGGCTGCTGGGCTCACGTGCGCCGCAAATTCTTCGACGCCCTCCCCACCGCACCCGAGTCCAGGGCGGCGCTCGACTTCATCCTCGCGCTCTACCACGTCGAGCATTCGGCCCGAGACACAGGGACGCTTGGCACGCAGGAGCACCTCGACGCTCGTCGTACCACCAGCGCACGTGTCCTCAAGCAACTGGCCACGTGGGTGGATGAACAGTTTCCACGCCACCCGCCCAAGAGTCCCCTGGGCATGGCCCTTCGCTACACGAAGGGACAGTGGAGTGCACTGACGCGCTTCCTTGATGACCCCTCGCTGCCCCTCGATAACAACGCCGCGGAGCGGGCGCTGCGAGCCATGGCCCTGGGCAGGAAAAACTATCTCTTTGTCGGCAGCGACGAGGCAGGTCGGAATCTGGCGGGGCTCAGCTCCCTGGTCGCCACCTGCGAGGTGAACGGCGTCAATCCCGAGGCGTATCTCGCTGACGTGCTGATGCGCCTTGGCAGCCACCCCGTGTCACGCTTGGACGAGCTGCTGCCGCACCGCTGGCAACCATCCTCCGCCTCCGCGCCAGACTCCTCCTGA
- the istB gene encoding IS21-like element helper ATPase IstB, translating into MPSRSRSPTSFFPHDLSTLSLEDVLRALGLEHAASQLSAALAKAIARNDSPSSLLDNLMREQLRDTTEARAKTALRRSAIFPLPTIDSYDFNYPKHIDRELVMRAASLDFIREKSNVVFIGPSGVGKTHLANALGQLACLRGYRVRFVVAADLVNDLVVGQSKNTLHKRLSAWAAPELLLIDELGYLSFDARGADLLYQVFNKRYQRASTIVTTNLSFKDWGKLFHNSAAASAIADRLVHKGLLVRITGKSRRSDQELDAA; encoded by the coding sequence ATGCCCTCCCGCTCCCGAAGCCCAACCTCCTTCTTCCCTCATGACTTGTCCACGCTCTCACTCGAAGACGTCCTGCGCGCGCTCGGGCTCGAACATGCGGCCAGTCAGTTGAGTGCGGCCCTGGCCAAGGCCATTGCCAGAAACGACTCTCCGTCGTCACTTCTGGACAATCTCATGCGCGAGCAGCTCCGCGACACCACCGAAGCTCGCGCCAAGACGGCCCTGCGCCGCTCCGCAATTTTTCCCCTCCCCACCATCGACTCCTATGATTTCAACTACCCCAAGCACATCGACAGAGAGCTCGTCATGCGCGCGGCGTCCCTCGATTTCATTCGGGAGAAGAGCAACGTCGTCTTCATCGGCCCAAGTGGGGTAGGCAAGACGCACCTCGCCAATGCCCTCGGACAACTTGCTTGCCTCCGCGGCTACCGCGTCCGCTTCGTCGTGGCCGCCGACCTGGTGAATGACCTCGTCGTGGGCCAATCCAAAAACACTCTTCACAAACGGCTTTCCGCCTGGGCCGCCCCCGAGCTCCTCCTCATCGACGAACTCGGATACCTCAGCTTCGACGCCCGGGGGGCCGACCTCCTCTACCAAGTCTTCAACAAGCGCTACCAACGCGCTTCCACCATTGTCACCACCAACCTTTCTTTCAAGGACTGGGGCAAGCTCTTCCACAACAGCGCCGCCGCATCCGCTATCGCAGACCGCCTCGTGCACAAGGGCTTGCTCGTCCGGATCACCGGCAAGTCTCGCCGCTCCGACCAGGAGCTCGACGCGGCCTGA
- the tnpA gene encoding IS66 family insertion sequence element accessory protein TnpA, whose translation MKRHLGADAWRRLVLELEESGQTHKEFAAAKAISVSTIQFWLYKLRREAVRASAPPVLLPVEVVDSTALSARRGGASACGPPALLEAALPSGVVLRFPAGTDIAYLRAVLAGLG comes from the coding sequence ATGAAGAGACACTTGGGAGCCGACGCATGGCGGCGGCTGGTGTTGGAGCTGGAGGAGAGCGGGCAGACGCACAAGGAGTTCGCGGCGGCGAAAGCCATCTCGGTGAGCACGATCCAGTTCTGGTTGTACAAGCTGCGCAGAGAGGCCGTGCGAGCGAGCGCTCCTCCCGTGCTGCTGCCAGTAGAGGTAGTAGACTCGACCGCGCTTTCAGCGCGGCGGGGAGGGGCCTCCGCATGCGGCCCACCGGCCTTGCTGGAAGCCGCGCTCCCCTCGGGAGTCGTGTTGCGCTTCCCAGCGGGGACGGACATTGCGTACCTGCGTGCGGTCCTGGCGGGGCTGGGTTGA
- a CDS encoding MAE_28990/MAE_18760 family HEPN-like nuclease, with the protein MDASLATFNQELHDLRHHIHGLEIESRLMSVPAQPTQPAHIATLLKQFQDHRAGATAKRRFDYTSIIISLYGALEHYIETLLQEHLTRISALVPTYLEIPETIRTKHVPLTAELLGRLEHQKYRNRITPEFLIGNLHSCLSTADKYRLNIDAFCHHGSNFRSETIESYFKQTGIENLSKQIRSNASFSDYYQQKNQALPPDDISFDLLFAPINDLAERRNEVAHGSPSELLSNELLLALISFVEVYGKALHTVVRQSLLPWEVQYRGQTLGQPIQVYNNSIVCLNINNIPITQGDWLIAQPANPNAAYLEGVILEIQIANATHDKIHPQTKTAVAFRVDYSAKKNQTFYLIQQDKRL; encoded by the coding sequence ATGGACGCGAGCCTGGCAACCTTCAACCAGGAACTGCATGACCTCAGGCACCACATACACGGTCTCGAAATCGAATCGAGACTTATGTCTGTCCCTGCTCAACCAACCCAGCCAGCCCATATAGCCACTCTTCTCAAGCAGTTTCAAGATCACCGCGCCGGAGCGACAGCCAAACGCCGCTTTGACTACACAAGCATAATCATAAGCCTTTACGGCGCACTTGAACACTACATAGAAACCCTACTCCAGGAACATCTTACACGTATCTCGGCCTTGGTCCCAACATACCTCGAAATCCCCGAAACAATTCGCACAAAACACGTCCCCTTGACAGCTGAATTACTCGGCCGACTCGAACATCAAAAGTACCGAAATCGAATCACGCCCGAGTTCCTCATCGGAAATCTACACTCATGCCTATCCACAGCGGACAAATACCGCCTAAACATCGATGCCTTTTGCCATCATGGCTCAAACTTCAGATCGGAGACGATTGAAAGCTACTTCAAACAAACCGGCATCGAGAACCTATCGAAGCAAATCCGTTCAAATGCTTCTTTTTCAGATTACTACCAACAGAAGAACCAAGCTCTCCCCCCCGACGACATTTCATTCGACCTACTCTTCGCGCCAATCAACGATCTCGCAGAGAGAAGAAACGAGGTCGCTCACGGGAGCCCTTCGGAACTACTCTCAAACGAACTCCTCCTTGCCTTGATCTCCTTCGTGGAGGTCTATGGAAAAGCACTCCACACTGTCGTGCGCCAGTCTTTGCTACCCTGGGAAGTGCAATACCGAGGGCAAACTCTTGGTCAACCGATTCAGGTCTACAACAACTCAATAGTCTGCCTAAATATCAACAACATCCCAATCACACAGGGAGATTGGTTAATCGCGCAACCAGCCAACCCCAATGCAGCCTACCTTGAGGGAGTCATTCTCGAGATCCAGATAGCCAACGCCACGCACGACAAGATTCACCCGCAAACAAAGACTGCCGTCGCCTTCCGCGTCGACTACAGCGCAAAGAAGAATCAGACATTTTATCTAATTCAACAAGACAAGAGACTCTAG
- the tnpC gene encoding IS66 family transposase — MDHHCPWREEAEELRERLTTLEQQVATLTRTVFGKKSEKLPPPAEELRKEAPRDEKAQAEAALLKRRERAGVKKELPSRTVFHPVPREHQRCPRCHGTDFHALRPGRPSVLYEYIPGRFEKQVHVRETLVCACGESLVTAMGPPRVAEKTGYGSGFIAHLVTSKCADSLPLHRLEKALAREGLPVARSTMTDLFHRAATELAPVSDCLLKKVATQQVVQADETPLKVQAPEKTRTGYLWTFLSEEESSHDSLIAYCFSPTRAGTTPMEVLGDSHGCLVVDAYTGYNRVTTPDGRTRVGCWAHVRRRFFEARPHPAAQEMLKLILQLYRVEAAVKEAGLAGTSSHLAMRKEQSSQALAAIRSWLEENQPLHPPRGPLGTAISYTLGQWDALTRFVDDVRLPLDNNASERALRVAALGRKNFLFVGHDRAGRNLAGLYSLVATCSANGINPREYLSDVLLRVQYHPASRLDELLPGPWSRRLAANTS, encoded by the coding sequence ATGGACCACCACTGCCCGTGGCGCGAGGAAGCCGAAGAGCTTCGTGAGCGACTGACGACTCTCGAGCAGCAGGTCGCGACGCTCACCCGCACCGTCTTCGGCAAGAAGTCGGAGAAGCTACCGCCGCCCGCGGAGGAGCTGCGCAAAGAGGCTCCGCGCGACGAGAAAGCCCAGGCGGAGGCCGCGCTCCTGAAGCGTCGCGAGCGTGCGGGCGTGAAGAAGGAGCTGCCGTCGCGCACTGTCTTCCACCCAGTCCCCCGCGAGCACCAGCGGTGCCCCCGCTGCCACGGGACAGACTTCCACGCGCTGAGGCCGGGCCGGCCGAGCGTCCTGTATGAGTACATCCCGGGCCGCTTTGAGAAGCAGGTGCACGTACGAGAAACCCTCGTCTGCGCGTGTGGCGAGAGTCTCGTGACGGCCATGGGGCCACCCCGCGTCGCCGAGAAGACGGGCTACGGCTCCGGTTTCATCGCCCACCTCGTCACTTCGAAGTGCGCCGACTCCCTGCCTCTGCACCGACTTGAGAAGGCTCTCGCGCGTGAGGGACTCCCGGTGGCCCGCAGCACCATGACGGACCTCTTCCACCGCGCCGCCACGGAGCTGGCTCCTGTCTCCGATTGCCTGCTCAAGAAGGTGGCCACGCAGCAGGTGGTGCAGGCAGACGAAACGCCCCTGAAGGTGCAGGCCCCGGAGAAGACGAGGACGGGCTACCTCTGGACGTTCCTCTCGGAGGAGGAGTCCTCGCACGACTCTCTCATCGCCTACTGCTTCAGCCCTACCCGCGCTGGCACCACGCCCATGGAGGTCCTCGGGGACAGCCATGGCTGTCTCGTGGTGGACGCGTACACCGGCTACAACCGGGTGACGACGCCAGACGGCCGCACGCGCGTCGGGTGCTGGGCCCATGTCCGCCGCCGCTTCTTCGAGGCTCGTCCCCATCCGGCCGCGCAAGAGATGCTGAAGCTCATCCTCCAGCTCTACCGGGTGGAGGCCGCCGTGAAGGAGGCGGGACTGGCAGGGACTTCCTCCCACCTGGCCATGCGCAAGGAGCAGTCTTCCCAGGCGCTGGCCGCAATCCGCTCCTGGCTCGAGGAGAATCAGCCTTTGCACCCACCTCGCGGCCCGCTGGGCACGGCGATTTCCTACACGCTTGGTCAATGGGACGCGCTCACGCGCTTTGTCGATGACGTGCGGCTCCCCTTGGACAACAACGCCTCGGAGCGAGCCCTGCGCGTCGCGGCCCTCGGACGGAAGAACTTTCTGTTTGTCGGACATGACCGCGCGGGCCGCAACCTCGCGGGTCTCTACTCGCTCGTCGCCACCTGCTCGGCGAACGGCATCAATCCGCGCGAGTATCTCTCCGACGTCTTGCTTCGCGTGCAGTACCACCCGGCAAGCCGGCTGGATGAACTCCTGCCAGGTCCCTGGAGTCGTCGCCTCGCCGCCAACACCTCCTGA
- the tnpB gene encoding IS66 family insertion sequence element accessory protein TnpB (TnpB, as the term is used for proteins encoded by IS66 family insertion elements, is considered an accessory protein, since TnpC, encoded by a neighboring gene, is a DDE family transposase.), which yields MLLLPRAVRIHLAAEPVDMRKSIDGLFVHVQRVLVADAYSGHLFVFVSKRRDKVKVLAWDGGGFLLLYKRLEAGRFRMPDVAHDATSVQLDSTQLAMLLDGIDVSRVRRPVQWQPPEQPAESQGTTARR from the coding sequence GTGCTCCTGCTGCCGCGTGCCGTCCGCATCCACCTGGCCGCTGAGCCGGTGGACATGCGCAAGTCCATCGATGGCCTCTTCGTCCACGTGCAACGAGTCCTGGTGGCGGACGCGTACTCCGGCCACCTCTTCGTCTTTGTCAGCAAGCGGCGAGACAAGGTGAAAGTGCTGGCCTGGGACGGCGGAGGATTCCTGCTTCTGTACAAGCGACTGGAGGCGGGCCGCTTCCGGATGCCTGACGTCGCGCACGACGCCACGTCGGTGCAGCTGGACTCCACGCAGTTGGCCATGTTGCTCGACGGCATCGACGTCTCTCGGGTACGTCGGCCGGTCCAATGGCAGCCGCCCGAGCAGCCAGCCGAGTCCCAGGGCACCACGGCTCGGCGGTGA
- a CDS encoding DMP19 family protein yields MPTFFIRDVDNGGLDQALYNFTPAAVDFVLKALDEIGADEHAATVRSGMQALFGATPPATQKERRQILDTRPRAWLDKHIDPLSDRLMGEERLHDCFLRYVEAHPSEFFVD; encoded by the coding sequence TTGCCGACGTTCTTCATCCGAGACGTGGACAACGGAGGGCTGGACCAAGCGCTCTACAACTTCACCCCGGCCGCCGTGGACTTCGTGCTGAAGGCCCTCGATGAGATTGGCGCGGACGAGCATGCCGCGACGGTGCGGTCCGGCATGCAAGCTCTCTTCGGCGCTACCCCTCCAGCGACACAGAAGGAGCGTCGCCAGATACTCGATACGCGCCCGCGGGCTTGGCTGGACAAGCACATCGATCCGCTGAGCGACCGCCTCATGGGCGAGGAGCGGCTGCATGACTGCTTCCTGCGCTATGTCGAGGCGCACCCTTCCGAGTTCTTCGTCGACTGA
- the istB gene encoding IS21-like element helper ATPase IstB, whose amino-acid sequence MSTLSLEDVLRALGLEHAASQLSAALAKAIARNDSPSSLLDSLMREQLRDTTEFRAKTALRRSAIFPLPTIDSYDFNYPKHIDRELVMRAASLDFIREKSNVVFIGPSGVGKTHLANALGQLACLRGYRVRFVVAADLVNDLVVGQSKNTLHKRLSAWDVPELLLIDELGYLSFDARGADLLYQVFNKRYQRASTIVTTNFPFKDWGKLFHNSAAASAIADRLVHKGLLVRITVPVRVWLS is encoded by the coding sequence TTGTCCACGCTCTCACTCGAAGACGTCCTGCGCGCTCTCGGACTCGAGCATGCTGCCAGTCAGTTGAGCGCGGCCCTGGCCAAAGCCATTGCCAGAAACGACTCTCCGTCGTCACTTCTGGACAGCCTCATGCGCGAGCAGCTCCGCGACACCACCGAATTTCGTGCCAAGACGGCCCTGCGCCGCTCCGCTATTTTCCCTCTCCCCACCATCGACTCCTATGACTTCAACTACCCCAAGCACATCGACAGAGAGCTCGTCATGCGCGCGGCATCCCTCGACTTCATTCGGGAGAAGAGCAATGTCGTCTTCATCGGCCCAAGTGGGGTAGGAAAGACACACCTTGCCAATGCCCTCGGACAGCTTGCTTGCCTTCGCGGCTACCGCGTCCGCTTTGTCGTGGCCGCTGACCTGGTGAATGACCTCGTTGTGGGCCAATCCAAAAACACTCTTCACAAACGGCTTTCCGCCTGGGATGTACCCGAGCTCCTCCTCATCGACGAACTCGGATATCTCAGCTTCGACGCCCGGGGGGCCGACCTTCTCTACCAAGTCTTCAACAAGCGCTACCAACGCGCTTCCACCATTGTCACCACCAACTTCCCTTTCAAGGACTGGGGCAAGCTCTTTCACAACAGCGCCGCCGCATCCGCTATCGCAGACCGCCTCGTGCACAAGGGGTTGCTCGTCCGCATCACCGTACCCGTCCGGGTTTGGCTGTCCTGA